From the Mahella australiensis 50-1 BON genome, the window AAGTTTATAAATCCTTCTTTTTATTCGGCATTTTCGACACGGCAGTTTAATTAATAATTTGCCATGCTTCAGATTATGATATATAATAATCTAGTAAAATATAGTAGGAGAAAGTACTCATGTACGAACAATTTGCGAGATTTTATGATGAACTTGGGTGGAGCCAATATGCGGCCGGCGTATGGGATAGGCTGAGCAAATACCTCGACTCGATAGGCTTTAAGCCGCGCAGCCTGCTGGATTTGGCCTGTGGCACCGGCATTCTGACCATAAAAGCCGCGCAGCGCGGCGTGGAGGCTCATGGGCTGGACATATCGGAGGCTATGCTTGAAAAGGCCGAATACAACGCCAGACAGGCTGATATAGAAGTTTCCTATGTATGCGGTGATATGAGCCATTTTTGCATGAACCGGCATTATGATATTATAACGTGCACGTTCGATGCTATAAATCATCTTTCAGCGTACGACGATTGGGAGGATACCTTTCGATGCGCCCTGGCCCATTTGGACGATAACGGCTTGTTCGTATTCGATATGAACACAGTGAAAGATTTGAGCGAGAATTGGGATAATATACACGTGCGCAAAGATGCAAACGGCAACTATGTTATAAGCAAGAGCATAGCCTTCCGCGATAAAGCATCGGCGGCTGTTACATTTACGGCTTTTGTGCAGCGCAGCGATAGGCTTTTCGACGGGTATGAAGAAACGGTCACCGAGGTCACCTTTCCCATAGATAGGGTGGTGGCCTCGTTATATGAGATCGGTTTTGCCGACGTCAGCGTTAAAAACGATATGTTTGAGGACGTACCCGATCCGGAGCAACTCAACCGCGTATTTATAATATGCAGGAAAACGAAAGCGAGATAAAGGTTATGGAGCAAAAGGTAGGCATTATAGATTTAGGCTCCAATACCGTGCGCCTGGTTATAAT encodes:
- a CDS encoding class I SAM-dependent DNA methyltransferase, translated to MYEQFARFYDELGWSQYAAGVWDRLSKYLDSIGFKPRSLLDLACGTGILTIKAAQRGVEAHGLDISEAMLEKAEYNARQADIEVSYVCGDMSHFCMNRHYDIITCTFDAINHLSAYDDWEDTFRCALAHLDDNGLFVFDMNTVKDLSENWDNIHVRKDANGNYVISKSIAFRDKASAAVTFTAFVQRSDRLFDGYEETVTEVTFPIDRVVASLYEIGFADVSVKNDMFEDVPDPEQLNRVFIICRKTKAR